In one window of Leptospira sp. GIMC2001 DNA:
- a CDS encoding SGNH/GDSL hydrolase family protein, producing MEKFKYYLIYSIFLFLVTFILLEIGISALNLAPKLMPLNLSSFRFSQNPKIGYELIPHYTGEKNQGLLDFSGYYVDISNSNGFRDIERPIERNPGKQRVVVLGDSIVQGYFVKNYQDRFVNILENKFPNSEFINMGVSGYNSLQEVEMFREKGLTYKPDLLILSYCLNDDESVNKWVYPNLKYLHKNKNEIDISTFDSGVPIWAKSGLYRLLRYKIFAKQQRHEEEENKFMTMVETEDDSLSELVQMAKENKFQIAIVIFPVFDDLLNYQYLDKHKRIREIANKHSIINLDLLPHFQSCQNQIKKPLFEDFYHPNVEGHKCAADAIEKFLITNNLLTN from the coding sequence ATGGAAAAATTCAAATATTATCTAATTTATTCTATATTCCTATTTTTAGTAACATTCATACTACTTGAAATTGGAATCAGTGCATTGAATCTTGCTCCTAAACTTATGCCGCTCAATCTAAGCAGTTTTCGTTTTTCTCAAAATCCTAAGATCGGCTATGAATTAATCCCACATTATACTGGAGAAAAAAACCAAGGTCTACTCGATTTCTCTGGATACTATGTTGATATAAGCAATAGTAATGGTTTTAGAGATATCGAGCGACCAATTGAAAGAAATCCTGGAAAGCAAAGAGTGGTTGTACTTGGAGATAGTATTGTCCAAGGATATTTTGTAAAAAACTATCAAGATCGCTTCGTAAATATTCTCGAAAATAAATTTCCAAACTCAGAGTTTATCAATATGGGTGTTTCAGGATATAACAGTTTACAGGAAGTTGAGATGTTTCGAGAAAAAGGATTAACATACAAACCAGACCTCCTCATACTTTCCTACTGCTTAAATGATGATGAGTCTGTGAATAAATGGGTTTATCCTAATCTAAAGTATTTGCATAAAAATAAGAATGAGATCGATATTTCTACTTTCGATTCAGGTGTTCCTATTTGGGCAAAATCAGGTTTATACCGGTTGCTTCGGTACAAGATCTTTGCTAAGCAACAAAGACATGAGGAAGAAGAAAATAAATTTATGACAATGGTCGAAACAGAAGATGATTCCTTATCCGAACTTGTTCAAATGGCAAAAGAAAATAAATTCCAAATAGCTATCGTAATTTTTCCTGTATTTGATGATCTTTTGAACTATCAATATTTAGATAAGCACAAAAGAATACGCGAAATTGCAAATAAACACTCAATTATCAATCTAGACCTCTTACCTCATTTCCAAAGTTGTCAAAATCAGATTAAAAAACCCTTATTTGAGGACTTCTATCATCCAAATGTCGAAGGTCATAAATGTGCCGCAGACGCTATTGAGAAATTTCTGATCACAAACAATTTATTAACAAACTAG
- a CDS encoding SGNH/GDSL hydrolase family protein — protein MAPKLMPLHLSSFRFSNNPKIGYELIPHYTEEKNTAITELSGYAIDISNSNGFRDIERKVEKTPGISRVVALGDSITHGYFVKDYRERYTDRLQEMFPKSEFINLGVSGYNTMQEVALFRERGLMYKPDLVTIGYCLNDDEGANINIYLSLKYMLKKHGNVVDTSALKESNPILANSSLYRLLRYKVFNNQVIEAENEYMTKTETEDEALKELQELAKKHNFKVAMFIFPIFDDLVNYKYQAKHNRIMKIAKSNSIPALDLLPSFQECYKKEKGSIIADHFHPSGAGHKCAADSIKTFILQNKLL, from the coding sequence TTGGCCCCCAAATTAATGCCCTTACATCTAAGTAGTTTTCGATTTTCTAATAATCCAAAAATTGGATACGAACTGATTCCTCACTATACCGAGGAGAAAAATACCGCAATAACTGAATTATCTGGCTACGCAATTGACATTAGCAATAGCAACGGATTCAGAGATATCGAGAGAAAGGTAGAGAAAACGCCTGGAATATCCCGAGTTGTTGCATTGGGAGATAGTATCACTCACGGTTATTTCGTAAAAGATTACCGAGAACGTTATACTGATCGTTTACAAGAAATGTTTCCCAAATCAGAATTTATTAACCTAGGTGTATCGGGTTACAATACGATGCAAGAGGTAGCATTGTTTCGAGAAAGGGGTCTCATGTATAAACCTGATCTTGTCACGATCGGATATTGTCTTAACGATGATGAAGGAGCGAATATTAATATTTATTTAAGCCTAAAGTACATGCTAAAAAAACATGGAAATGTAGTTGATACTTCTGCATTAAAAGAAAGCAACCCAATTCTAGCAAACTCAAGTTTGTATAGACTTCTTCGTTACAAAGTATTCAACAATCAGGTTATTGAAGCAGAAAATGAATATATGACAAAGACTGAAACGGAAGACGAAGCATTAAAGGAACTCCAAGAGTTAGCCAAAAAGCACAATTTCAAAGTTGCAATGTTTATATTTCCAATTTTTGATGATCTAGTTAATTATAAATATCAGGCCAAGCATAACAGGATAATGAAAATCGCAAAAAGCAATTCAATTCCCGCTCTAGATTTATTACCAAGTTTTCAAGAATGTTATAAAAAGGAAAAGGGATCCATTATCGCTGATCATTTTCACCCAAGTGGTGCAGGACATAAATGCGCTGCTGATTCAATTAAGACATTTATATTGCAGAACAAACTTTTATAA
- a CDS encoding LA_0442/LA_0875 N-terminal domain-containing protein, producing MTNRTKLKHNLGMDFFKLSLLIFLIFANSIFAETILYKDGSKIQGKVTAQNKNSISVKTKDGNLLEISKDSILKVVYKDRISDIEEAKIRENEKKAELAREEKLRIQEEERIKKLEAKQLEEAKTQESKNNQIQEPPKEIAISQSPTAFGAFWRSLLVPGWGQFYQGRKVAGIIYPSLILGGGYAAYEKNRIYRNALRDYNNINNPYTESALIASSLGLSSTSSSPDSTINFSGSTEDIIRNYYNSNESPIVKQKEAVDRHYLEYRTISYVVVALWLWNACDAFIFHPKSQGISGLDSDDSTPKAGDIKFQMNSINVRDNLHSFSTEHRFYLETYF from the coding sequence TTGACAAATCGTACAAAACTCAAGCATAATCTTGGGATGGATTTTTTCAAATTATCATTACTGATTTTCCTAATATTTGCGAATTCCATATTCGCTGAAACAATTCTCTATAAAGATGGGAGTAAAATTCAAGGCAAAGTTACTGCTCAAAATAAAAATTCCATATCAGTGAAGACAAAAGATGGCAATTTACTAGAAATATCCAAGGATTCCATTCTGAAAGTTGTTTATAAAGATCGAATTTCCGACATCGAAGAAGCAAAGATAAGAGAAAATGAAAAAAAAGCCGAACTTGCACGTGAAGAGAAACTAAGAATCCAAGAAGAGGAGCGAATCAAAAAATTAGAAGCAAAACAATTGGAAGAAGCAAAAACCCAAGAATCAAAGAATAATCAAATCCAAGAACCTCCCAAAGAAATTGCCATTAGCCAATCTCCAACCGCTTTTGGAGCTTTTTGGCGATCCCTCCTGGTTCCTGGTTGGGGACAATTCTATCAAGGCAGAAAAGTTGCAGGCATAATTTACCCTTCCCTCATTTTAGGAGGCGGCTATGCAGCCTATGAGAAAAATAGAATATATCGAAATGCTCTTAGAGACTACAATAATATAAACAATCCTTACACAGAATCTGCTCTCATCGCATCATCATTGGGATTATCATCCACATCGAGTAGTCCAGATTCCACAATCAATTTCTCGGGAAGCACAGAAGATATTATCCGTAATTATTACAATTCAAATGAATCGCCCATTGTAAAACAAAAAGAAGCAGTAGATAGACACTACCTGGAATATAGAACGATCTCTTACGTAGTTGTTGCGTTGTGGTTGTGGAATGCCTGCGATGCATTTATATTCCATCCAAAATCTCAAGGAATTTCAGGGCTTGATTCTGATGATTCAACTCCTAAAGCAGGAGATATAAAATTTCAAATGAATTCGATCAATGTTCGTGACAATTTACATAGTTTTTCTACGGAACATAGATTTTATTTAGAGACTTATTTTTAA
- a CDS encoding spondin domain-containing protein, translated as MNKIWIMLAIATIISCQSNDDNSEDQLIIPALLISQSNNCTGNANYTLTFNSTWSATTHPTDFPADPHFSGLIGATHSSRVTFWSAGSPATSGIKEMAERGRKIELTNEVTSAINAGTAFSVLSGDNLDNSPGSVTFTFDITQSFPLVTMVTMIAPSPDWFVGVSGISLCENNQWVATKSIDLFAYDSGTDSGSTFTSENAITSPPGVITRLTSGIFFVNNQVPKLGTFTFQKNSGL; from the coding sequence ATGAACAAAATATGGATAATGCTAGCTATAGCAACGATTATATCATGCCAATCGAATGATGATAATTCTGAAGATCAATTGATTATTCCCGCACTATTGATCTCGCAGTCTAATAATTGTACAGGAAATGCAAATTATACTTTAACTTTTAATAGTACATGGAGTGCGACAACACATCCTACAGATTTTCCAGCGGATCCACATTTCTCCGGACTTATTGGTGCCACTCATTCATCTCGGGTAACATTTTGGTCGGCAGGTAGTCCTGCTACTTCTGGTATTAAAGAAATGGCAGAGCGGGGTCGAAAGATAGAGTTGACAAACGAAGTTACCTCTGCGATAAATGCTGGTACTGCTTTTTCAGTTCTTTCAGGAGATAATCTGGACAATTCACCTGGTTCTGTAACTTTTACTTTTGATATAACTCAATCTTTCCCTTTGGTAACTATGGTAACTATGATTGCACCTAGCCCAGATTGGTTTGTAGGGGTGTCAGGCATAAGTTTATGTGAGAATAATCAATGGGTAGCAACTAAATCAATCGATCTCTTTGCTTATGATTCAGGGACTGATAGTGGTAGTACTTTCACATCAGAAAATGCGATTACATCGCCACCAGGCGTAATTACAAGGTTAACAAGTGGAATTTTCTTTGTTAATAATCAAGTTCCAAAACTGGGAACTTTTACTTTTCAAAAAAATAGCGGACTATAA
- a CDS encoding adenylate/guanylate cyclase domain-containing protein — protein sequence MDILIKSHFFDWLYNTGIKVENPRDYFYEYIQFLNEHDYGITRVSLGGSALHPEIESIGYTFSEKQLDSAFPAFVTDSLLVGQDFVNYPKGSITTLRFRVGIRLTDAFKNSPIPALWSDGAPIYIPISAVKDESVADPYPIITDLREAGCTCYFAMPLATVEGIRTYASFSSTRPGAFTEEMIENLRGMTEIFTTGWYSFRLRDMTKSLMSLYLGEATSKQVLAGKIRRGDVEKMEAVIWFSDIRKYSELSSQYPPEDLIRWLNEYYDDQIANIHKFGGEVLKIMGDGILAVFPTIEGRNIKTNARRALVASLRSMKILDERNLTKKSDEVPEIHHGIALHQGLVEYGNIGSSDRLDFTIIGSDVNITARISNLCSGLSERILLSSKMSQLIPGHLRLVDQKVTLKGILEPQDIYAP from the coding sequence ATGGATATCTTAATCAAATCACATTTTTTCGATTGGCTTTACAATACTGGAATCAAAGTGGAAAATCCACGAGATTATTTCTATGAATACATTCAGTTTCTAAATGAACATGATTATGGAATTACAAGAGTTTCCTTAGGTGGATCTGCCCTTCATCCCGAAATAGAATCTATTGGTTACACTTTTAGTGAAAAGCAATTGGATTCCGCTTTTCCAGCATTTGTTACAGACTCTCTACTGGTTGGTCAGGACTTTGTTAATTATCCCAAAGGATCAATTACTACATTACGTTTTCGAGTTGGGATTCGTTTAACGGACGCTTTTAAAAATAGTCCAATTCCTGCACTTTGGAGTGACGGAGCACCTATCTATATTCCAATTTCAGCAGTCAAGGACGAGTCTGTTGCAGATCCCTATCCTATCATTACCGATTTACGAGAAGCTGGATGCACTTGCTATTTTGCAATGCCTCTCGCAACTGTTGAAGGGATAAGAACATATGCGAGTTTCTCAAGTACGAGACCTGGTGCCTTTACTGAGGAAATGATCGAAAACTTACGAGGAATGACAGAAATTTTCACAACCGGATGGTATAGTTTTCGATTGAGGGATATGACGAAATCATTAATGAGTCTTTATCTAGGTGAAGCGACAAGCAAGCAAGTATTAGCTGGCAAAATCAGAAGAGGAGACGTCGAAAAAATGGAAGCTGTCATCTGGTTCTCCGATATTCGAAAATACTCTGAACTTTCCAGTCAATATCCGCCCGAAGATCTTATACGATGGCTCAATGAATACTATGATGATCAGATTGCCAACATACATAAATTTGGTGGCGAAGTTCTAAAAATCATGGGTGATGGAATACTTGCAGTTTTTCCCACTATTGAAGGCAGAAATATAAAAACCAACGCTCGTCGTGCACTCGTCGCATCACTTAGATCAATGAAAATTTTAGATGAAAGGAACTTAACTAAGAAATCGGATGAAGTGCCAGAAATTCATCACGGAATCGCTCTTCATCAAGGACTGGTTGAATACGGAAATATAGGTTCTTCGGATCGATTGGATTTTACGATTATAGGAAGTGATGTTAATATCACTGCAAGAATATCAAACCTATGCTCAGGATTAAGTGAACGAATTCTGTTATCATCCAAGATGTCCCAATTGATTCCAGGACATCTTAGATTGGTGGATCAAAAAGTTACTTTAAAAGGAATTCTTGAGCCACAAGATATTTATGCTCCATAA
- a CDS encoding MFS transporter: MNQSNSGSGSRQLPRKLRAGYGLAEMGITSTQIITQLYLLEHYTQVMGLQASLAGIALAISVLWDAVSDPLMGVVSDRTRSRFGRRRPYILFGSILLGITIGFLFSPPQLSSQILLFGYLLFTYVMVNTAMTILSVPHLALGGELSTDSKIRTELFGWRLFFSNLGILFGMILPAVLLQNMGDENSSENVREARSIAAWAIGCLVFISGYATFQSTGSVSASADSNPISDSHSEAKFGFLDLIKSFRQVLGNKIFLPLLIAFIIATFGRTFNTAIALFYYKFRLGLKESEVVLQILFPFFVIIILSIPFWIYLSDRYGKKIPAFFGILILGLVTMIAYPLYPYGDARFPLITAVIGGICAGSIFLLDSLVADIVDYDELKTGDEKEGLYFGFWKMGTKFAQALGLAVSGVLLDVIGIVQGSDTQSPETGYRLAIVFGPVVGAFFVLGAIVFLWMPLTDSVHKRIKKLLDRKKRIRLEKREH; encoded by the coding sequence GTGAACCAATCAAATTCAGGTAGCGGATCTAGACAACTTCCGCGCAAATTACGGGCTGGATACGGATTGGCAGAGATGGGAATTACCTCTACCCAGATCATTACTCAGCTTTATTTATTAGAACATTACACTCAAGTTATGGGACTTCAAGCAAGTCTTGCAGGAATTGCATTAGCAATTTCTGTTCTCTGGGACGCAGTGAGTGATCCACTGATGGGAGTAGTATCCGATCGAACTCGCTCTCGGTTTGGTCGAAGAAGACCCTATATATTGTTTGGTTCAATCTTGCTTGGAATCACGATTGGATTTCTCTTTTCACCACCTCAGTTGAGTTCACAAATACTTTTGTTTGGTTATCTACTTTTCACTTACGTGATGGTAAATACAGCGATGACAATATTATCTGTTCCGCATTTAGCACTCGGAGGAGAACTCAGTACGGATTCTAAGATAAGAACAGAATTATTCGGTTGGCGATTGTTCTTTAGCAATTTGGGAATACTCTTTGGTATGATATTACCAGCCGTGCTCCTTCAGAATATGGGCGATGAGAATTCATCGGAAAATGTGCGTGAAGCTCGAAGCATTGCAGCATGGGCAATCGGATGTCTCGTATTTATTTCTGGTTACGCAACTTTTCAATCAACAGGTTCGGTTTCGGCGTCGGCAGATTCGAATCCGATTTCCGATTCTCATTCCGAAGCAAAATTTGGTTTTTTAGATTTGATTAAGAGCTTTCGACAAGTTCTTGGAAATAAAATATTCCTTCCATTATTGATCGCATTCATCATAGCAACATTTGGAAGAACTTTCAATACTGCTATAGCTTTATTCTATTATAAATTTCGTTTGGGTTTGAAAGAATCGGAAGTTGTATTGCAGATACTTTTCCCATTCTTTGTTATAATTATTCTTTCCATTCCTTTTTGGATTTATCTTTCAGATAGATATGGTAAGAAAATTCCTGCTTTTTTTGGAATTTTAATTTTGGGATTGGTGACGATGATAGCCTATCCACTTTACCCATATGGAGATGCACGTTTTCCACTGATAACAGCTGTTATTGGAGGAATCTGTGCAGGCTCAATTTTTCTTTTGGACTCGTTGGTAGCAGACATAGTAGATTATGATGAATTGAAGACTGGAGACGAAAAGGAAGGATTGTATTTTGGCTTCTGGAAGATGGGAACTAAATTTGCCCAAGCTCTTGGACTTGCCGTCTCGGGTGTCTTATTGGATGTGATAGGAATCGTTCAAGGAAGTGATACGCAGTCTCCCGAGACCGGCTATCGGCTTGCGATAGTGTTTGGTCCAGTAGTCGGTGCCTTTTTTGTTCTCGGGGCGATCGTGTTTCTATGGATGCCACTTACGGACTCAGTGCACAAACGAATCAAGAAACTTCTTGATCGAAAGAAAAGAATTCGACTCGAAAAGAGAGAGCATTGA
- a CDS encoding DUF4468 domain-containing protein translates to MNQISRNFIFVLFLVFGAMSYQCKTFGLANAEVRKYSQEFEFRKLDKNRSFLKAKQWFNYRLDGTKAVVLLEDQGQGILKGKAVFECRVPYGVEEVDVNNHEFQYTLQISDNKAQIEFENIYSYSRDPNDITISYGPRNEREAMITIRICFMPLAEDLFNYIQ, encoded by the coding sequence ATGAATCAAATATCAAGAAATTTCATCTTTGTATTGTTTTTAGTTTTTGGAGCGATGAGCTATCAATGCAAAACATTTGGACTTGCCAATGCAGAAGTTAGAAAGTATTCACAAGAATTTGAATTTAGAAAGCTAGATAAAAATCGATCATTTCTAAAAGCAAAGCAATGGTTCAACTATAGATTGGATGGAACGAAAGCTGTTGTTCTATTGGAAGATCAAGGCCAAGGAATTCTTAAAGGAAAAGCGGTTTTCGAATGTAGAGTGCCATATGGAGTTGAAGAAGTGGATGTGAATAACCATGAGTTTCAGTATACTTTACAAATATCAGACAATAAAGCACAGATAGAATTTGAAAATATCTATTCCTATTCTAGAGATCCTAATGATATAACGATCAGTTATGGTCCTAGAAATGAAAGAGAAGCTATGATCACAATAAGAATTTGCTTTATGCCGCTCGCAGAAGACCTATTCAATTATATCCAGTAA